In one window of Methanobacterium alcaliphilum DNA:
- the trpE gene encoding anthranilate synthase component I has product MNVFGDIKLKPLKTIPLDFKAPFELFKKIYSNYSSTFLLESMESDSGLSRYSFLGFNPALTLTAKDEVLQIEKEGSVDEIDTKNPFNEIKSLINAGNGKKGFCGGLVGYASYQSARYFEPSLNIKSGNFPDFEFGLFLDGIIFDRLSSRCQYVTLGENRLEEIKNLAKEDYFVEDKMKVTENGRYFTKDQYEKMVTETKERIKNGEIFQGVISNAQKYKITGNKLCFYDTLRKMNPSPYMYHLKLQEREIIGSSPEMLVRVENREVETFPIAGTRPRGANNFQDQKLAKELLADEKERAEHLMLVDLARNDVGKVSEFGSVRVPEYMTIKKFSHVQHILSRVTGNLQKDKTAVDAFSAIFPAGTVSGAPKIRAMDIIEEMERKSRDAYAGALGYFSLNGNANFAITIRTLVCQGDDAKIQAGAGIVHDSVPENEFLECENKAKALVKSLEMSGGLK; this is encoded by the coding sequence GTGAATGTTTTTGGCGATATTAAATTAAAGCCACTTAAAACAATCCCTTTAGATTTTAAAGCTCCATTTGAGCTATTTAAAAAAATATATTCGAATTATTCAAGTACTTTTTTATTGGAGTCCATGGAAAGTGATAGTGGATTATCCAGATACTCTTTTCTGGGGTTTAATCCGGCTTTAACTCTTACCGCAAAAGATGAAGTTCTTCAAATAGAAAAAGAAGGATCAGTAGATGAAATTGACACTAAAAATCCTTTTAATGAGATAAAAAGCCTAATTAATGCGGGCAATGGTAAAAAAGGATTCTGTGGAGGTCTTGTGGGTTATGCCTCTTATCAATCTGCAAGATACTTTGAACCATCATTAAATATTAAATCAGGGAATTTCCCTGATTTTGAATTCGGCTTGTTTTTAGATGGTATAATATTTGATCGTTTATCCAGCAGATGCCAATATGTTACTTTAGGTGAAAATAGGTTAGAAGAAATAAAAAACTTAGCCAAAGAAGATTATTTTGTAGAAGATAAAATGAAAGTAACCGAAAATGGCAGATATTTCACCAAAGACCAATATGAGAAAATGGTCACAGAAACAAAGGAAAGAATAAAAAATGGAGAAATATTTCAGGGCGTTATTTCCAATGCTCAAAAATATAAAATCACTGGAAATAAATTATGCTTTTATGATACTCTGCGAAAAATGAATCCTTCTCCATACATGTACCATCTTAAGCTTCAAGAAAGAGAAATCATAGGTTCTAGCCCGGAAATGCTGGTTCGGGTTGAAAATAGGGAAGTTGAAACATTTCCCATAGCTGGAACTCGCCCTCGAGGGGCCAATAACTTTCAGGATCAAAAATTGGCTAAAGAATTATTAGCCGATGAGAAGGAAAGAGCAGAACATCTTATGCTGGTTGATTTGGCTCGTAATGATGTGGGGAAAGTCAGTGAATTTGGCTCAGTTAGAGTCCCAGAATACATGACAATCAAAAAGTTTTCTCATGTGCAGCACATATTATCCCGAGTAACTGGAAACCTACAAAAAGATAAAACGGCTGTAGATGCGTTTTCTGCAATATTTCCTGCAGGAACTGTTAGTGGAGCACCAAAGATTAGGGCAATGGATATTATTGAAGAAATGGAGCGTAAATCCCGGGATGCATATGCTGGAGCATTAGGGTATTTTTCATTAAATGGAAATGCGAATTTTGCAATAACTATAAGGACTCTGGTTTGTCAGGGCGATGATGCAAAGATACAGGCGGGGGCAGGGATAGTTCACGATTCTGTACCTGAAAATGAGTTTTTAGAATGTGAAAATAAGGCTAAAGCGCTGGTAAAATCACTGGAAATGTCAGGTGGGTTGAAATGA